ACGAGCAAGGTCATTCGACGTCAACTTCACTCCGGTCCGTTTTAAGCCCGCGCATGTCAAACAGGATGCACCGatcattattattcaattgGTTCACTAATATACTATAAactaactataaaaatataatattggtttatgaatttttcaatattttgctTAAGTCAATAGTGTCATGTATATGtttgtaaaatgtttaaaactgTACCACGTCAGTGCTGAGGTCAAATGCAATCTCTTTAAGTCCCGATGCACCAAATGAGAATGGGAATGTGGAATTGGTTAGGCATCAATAATTATAAGCTAGTTAAAGGCCAATTACTGATAATGAGTGGAAAATGTAATACAGATTAAAATCATgctattttttacaaaagtaagacaaattcaaaaatcctTAGTAGTTTGAGTTTTGCTATGCATATGTTTTACTAATGagtctatataaaatataaatttcgtaTTTCGcggttattttattaataatatgctAACAAACGCCTTTCCAACTGGCTTCAAATCTGCCTAAATCTTAGCAAAACCAAATAAGTACATGTGTACGCGAGATCGTAATAAGAGATCGCTCCAACCTAATGACCCCACCAGTCTTTAAACTCCACACGTGCCATAACCAACATCAATGTAGTTGTCGAATACACGGAAAGTTCCTTAAAGTTCCACCTTACTTTTGGGAAAGCAAAGCAGTATTCCCGACGCCAAAACGAAGGACTGTGTTCGGCCAATGCTTCTTTATCTCTATAATAAAATCTCCCAATCTATGGCTTCTTAAATAGTCAAACTATCCCGATACAAACtcaaaaaacacataataattcCGCTAACCGAATCGGATATCGTATATTGGTGCCACAAACTAACACAGGTCACAGACCCAGCGCATAATTATAACACACTTTTTCATATACACATTCACGCATACTTAATGTCTTATACGACTTGTGTTTGATGAGTTGTAacactaagggtctgtttcacaatgtatggataaagtaccaaatagctatgcaacacatacattatttggaagataaattgtgctatttgacatttatcggactttatgtgacgaatagcgctatctgacagtcgtgaaacgccacaatagtgtttatcctaccaataagtaaattactaatttggaacttatgtagaacttatccgtttattgtgaaacagaccctaaggctactttttctttaaaaatattgtaatctagttacccacaacacaggacAACTAATGTGGGGAATATCGATAGATGAATTTTTTCACAACTTATTTCTGTCATGAATGaagtttactttattttatttattaataccatGAAAACTTCTTAACAAAGCATACAAAACGCAGAATTAGATATCATGAATTGAGAATTAAAATGCTTTAATTTTTGCTTCGAATGCCCTCATAGGCAACTGCGAGCCCGATATAGTGGTGCTATGAGGTGTTCGTATAAATAACAAGTACAAATTCCACAAAGCTTAATCCAATTTTCAGTACCTGCTAAGCACCCGCTCCCAGTAaattagtatattaaatacGATCCACCCAATGAATTTTTCTCTCAAAtgctaattaattttaaaataactatattcaTTTCTCGTACCGAGAAAATATAGCAGGACACTTTTCCATAAAGTGTGTAATTTAGAGATTCCATAGAAAcgtggaaaaaaaattattcgaaGTGCACCATATTACATACCACCGGCCATATTGGTACTGTTCGATGACACGCGATGAATTCCCTAAAATGCGCTAAAAAGTATacatgtaataatattttatacataagtaCGTAATTGAATTGATTGTCCTCGACCTTGTAAGGGAATGAAATGTGACTGATGCATATATGTATTGAGataaatgttaattagtttatttgtataaaaggTGTATTACGCTCTTATTGGGCTATTTGTTGACGACATCAATCTTCACGATTGCAATAATCAACCTCGCTACATAATAGGACTTTCCTTAATACGTAGTTCTAAGTTGGCATAACGATGTTTTCTATATTCTAAACTTTTTCTAAATTTCTAGGTCGTACTAATACGACTTATTATCGGGCGGTTTTGGCTACTAAGTTTGGTTAGAAAAATATCGTCGGGATTTCCAAGAAAATCAATAGACCTTACCCGCAAAGGAGTTTCATTATCACGCAATGCCACCTTTCcgtatttctataattaatttgcgcTTCAAATATGAGAAATACACGATTATTACCCCCGCTCGTAGGTAACGCCGTTCCCCGATCAGCTGGGGCATCGCGAGACGTCAAAACGGGTTTTATGAGCCAGGCCAGGTACGTTATTCATCATCACTTACCAGGAAAGGATTTGTCTAAGAACCATTGTTTTAGGGATTAAGGTCCGCATAGcaataaacatttgttttgcaaaattttcaatttaaagctgtaataattgtaaaatattatttttaactaaaccaaaatttaaatgtggtgttgtttaaattaatattgtaattaaacgGTACACGGTAGCTATTTTTAGCTACTACGCATTAGTCTGCGTGGAAATAGACAGGCTTATTTtagttgtataatatatattttcttcaaACGAATCATGGATCGATGATTATTATCTACGTGTTTCGTTGAAGAGCGATCGGCTACAATTCGTAGCGAATCGCCTACGTACGGCCAAGTGTACATAGATAAATGTGTTTATCCACGACACGATGGCCGAACTAGAAGCTTTTATCATTTACGAGTCCCGTGTTTGAATCCATGCCAGCCCCTGGCGATGCATTTTGCTTGCGCTTTTTATATTTCGCGATTGCCTTTATATCCGAGAGACTGGAAACCTCcaggaatatttttttgattaagTTTTATCACAATACTGAACAGAAAATTAAGCTtcatttatacataaataacgaAGAAAAAGTGATTAGATTTCTGTTACTCGTAATAACAAGTTAAGGATTATATATTAAGGATAACATCTTACGTTCGATTAATACGTTTAATGAATCAATGAATAAGCAAAGAGGGCGACTCGTTGTTcccgtttttttttcaagaaaaCACTACAGTAGCCCTTTTACAAAAGTCCCAATTTGTGAATTGTCTGCAATTAATATTGAATACGATTAGGaccaatatattattttacaatttctcTTCAGAGTGGGAACTAATTGTTGCATATGAGTTcattagtaattataaaatatgatatagtACCGAAACTCATCAAAACCACTAAGGCTATTTGGTAAAATTTGACACTGTACCCGTGTCCCGCGTGTAGTGTGTTAGATcttcaatattataatttataccgCAATGTATCTTTTATTTCatgaattatttatgcatTAATCAAATATCACCCACCGACACTCTTTCAATTTGTTGTATAAGTTGACTTATACACTTTTACCTTACTCCACACAGATGTAATGAGTTATGATCCAACTTAATTACACACATCGCAAGTTTAACTCCCAATCAACCGACAACCATAAAAGAACTTTAAGACCTCGGGTTCCTGTACTTTTTTAAGAGAAACCATTTCTTTGCTTTTCTAAAGAAATAGTATTTATGCACAAGGCGAAAGAATCGATGTGCCAATTAGATAAGTAGGTATGTTCCTCTGCCTGTATCTAATATCTGAAACACAACGCAAACATTGTCCAACTATAATTGAATATGAAATGAAAACAACggaaaaaatatgttacaaaatatttctagCAGGCTACCAAATTAAATTTCCTAGTAAAGAGAaggaaataacaaaagaaattgtAATCAATATAATAAGCCGCTTAACATTGTTTAAAGGTAAGCGTCTTCTCGGctattgtttaaaatgtaGCGAAACGGTGGTCATAAAGTTCATCTGTTAGCTAAACTAGCCGATGATAAGCCTTGGTGAATGGGGTTGTAAACAATTCCGGAAATAAAATGCCCAAGAGCAGGTATTTAGCGTTATTGTAATTTTGGTTAATTTAGctcattttatatttgatcTCGTGAAGTGAACATTGTGCATTTAGTGTACAAGTGTTACTATAATATGGAACATAGCGTgagtgtttatatttattctttattagaCATTTTTACTATTACGTTTAGgtgaagtttaatttatttatcgaaaaaatgtttttagtttgaggatttataaatgttaaaaggtttttttataattaatacatctCGACAAATATtgttgtacatatatataatatagttaatttctttatttgtttggGCAGTTAACAACAAGATAAAATGAAttgaaacaatttatttttgtaggaGGAGCAACGTGGCTTTGATAGAAGACGTGGGAGGCCAGTGGGAAGAGGAAGAGTTCCACTTTCAGCCGTAAGTACCTTTACGGCGATACTTATACGTGAACTTATCTGAAAAGTTACAGTTGTCGagttcttttattattttttatctataaattagatgcaaatattaaaattacattgaaTTTTTCAGGAAGAGAGGCGCGCGCGCAACGCACAATATGAAAGAGAACGACGCGTCGAAACGGCCGAAGCTATGTCGAGCTTGGCAGCCGCTTTAGGATGTCTACCCAATGTTAGTACTAAAAGTTAGTTTAGCGTGTTTATGTATAGTAAATGTTGCGACTATATGCATCTTttcaatttacaaaaaaaatttcaggCATCGAACGCGGATATCATAGCCACAGCCATTCACAAACTACGCAAGATGCAAGAAAATGTAGACCCGTCCGACGATATGGCAGTTATGAAACGACGCAACGCAAAGTTAATGGCACAGAGTAAGTACAGCCATCGACCTCTTTCCAACTGAGATCGTAAACGCCTCGAGATATTAACTACCATTTTTCATTGTTCAGTCGATGACGTAGAAGACCGGCTCGAGTCTGGAAATAGCGCCGAAGCTCAACCAACAAGGCAAATAAAAACCGGCGGAATCCAGAAAAAATCCAAAACCAATAAGGACAAGAAGAACGCGAAAACTGCTCTGCGTCCGGCCAATAGGTCTGCACAAATCGACTTTGCTATTATTGGCGATCACTCCAGTAAGTTTTATTACCTTGTATAGTACTCGTTGTAttactatctatatatatgtaaataaatgattttacttaattattttcgaTCTTCCGCAGGCGTCGAGGACGATCAGGTGCCGATGACTCAGGCTGCAGCAGAGGATCAAATGAATTCTCTTTCATTTGATGCCATCACGGACTACCCAGTGAGTATACTATATCATTTCACTATCAGTTACTATTCAATTGCTAACTTTAATGCTTATTTCAaaacctatttattatttatcgtaaatatatacttatggcgctgtatatgtattataaagtcattttatttaaattgtgtaaTTATAACGTCACAAttacctttaaaaatattgtaatatatattttttttatttctgtcatCAGATGGATTGGGGTATTGATAACTATATAGCTGATTACATGCtttaggtaaatattttttatatatctttttatttgtttatgaaaCTTATtcgaattaatttatttattgacaacaaTATTAtcgctttatttaattattttatattgtctttCTCGTTTCGAAAAATCtcgattatttattaccaaTGAGACCTtgatatatgttttttattatataatttattttattagaaatattttttactttcagATAACTTTGGAATTCAAGTTGTCGATTTAATCTAAACCAAAGAATTGAAGAGGGCTGGAGGCTtgtgcatttgttttttttttgttttttatgaacATCATAACACCTGATAGTGCAATAATTCTGAGCAACACTCCTAATGTCGACCAACTTCATTAGTTACTTCGTAAAAGTTTGCACTtggaacaattttttttttttctattaaatgtCCTTCAATATCCGTTTTGTGTTTGTGTACTTTTCATGTCAATGATTGTGCAATAAAcggtttgaaatataattttgtttcatttacaAATAACCAAAGTGCCAG
The Pieris napi chromosome 1, ilPieNapi1.2, whole genome shotgun sequence DNA segment above includes these coding regions:
- the LOC125052846 gene encoding uncharacterized protein LOC125052846 gives rise to the protein MDKEEQRGFDRRRGRPVGRGRVPLSAEERRARNAQYERERRVETAEAMSSLAAALGCLPNASNADIIATAIHKLRKMQENVDPSDDMAVMKRRNAKLMAQIDDVEDRLESGNSAEAQPTRQIKTGGIQKKSKTNKDKKNAKTALRPANRSAQIDFAIIGDHSSVEDDQVPMTQAAAEDQMNSLSFDAITDYPITLEFKLSI